One genomic region from Chthonomonas calidirosea T49 encodes:
- a CDS encoding DUF3592 domain-containing protein — protein sequence MQGQVTQVEWTQHSGDWVHYVFQVNGSEYTGESPLGAMASPAVGQSIPIVYLPSNPHINTLANGEEADWLQSLIRALRLVQVLEVPLGVLAVGYLRYLGKRYVRGK from the coding sequence GTGCAGGGGCAAGTGACCCAGGTGGAGTGGACGCAACATTCAGGGGATTGGGTGCACTATGTGTTTCAAGTGAACGGTTCCGAATATACTGGTGAGAGCCCTTTGGGCGCAATGGCCTCTCCAGCAGTAGGTCAATCAATCCCGATCGTCTATCTCCCATCGAACCCGCACATCAATACTCTAGCCAATGGAGAGGAGGCGGATTGGTTGCAGAGCCTGATACGGGCATTACGGTTGGTGCAAGTGCTGGAGGTCCCGTTGGGAGTTTTAGCTGTCGGTTATCTGCGCTATTTGGGGAAGCGTTATGTCCGAGGCAAGTAG
- a CDS encoding aldo/keto reductase → MKLKRLGRTGLKVSEICLGTMTFGMQADEATAFAIMDKAAEAGINFIDTADVYPVPVTPETVGRTEEIVGKWLKNRREDFILATKCRGTMGPRPWDEGLSRKHILQAVEASLKRLQTDYIDLYQTHSPDPDTPIDETLRALDDLVHQGKVRYIGCSNYQAWQLAKALWVSDKYGLARFDTVQPRYNLLFRQIEYELLPLCREEEIGVITYNPLAGGFLTGKYRRDAPPAAGSRFDIMQGRSPLYHQRYWQEAQFTAVETLRAFFEPRGKSLAQVALAWVLHQPDVTSAILGATRPEQLEETLKAVHLQLDQEELEVCDAVWYSLPRPRDPSIAVR, encoded by the coding sequence ATGAAGCTTAAGCGCCTTGGACGCACCGGCCTGAAAGTCTCTGAAATCTGTCTGGGCACCATGACCTTTGGAATGCAGGCCGATGAAGCCACGGCATTTGCCATTATGGACAAAGCCGCCGAGGCTGGCATCAATTTTATAGATACCGCGGATGTCTACCCGGTGCCGGTGACCCCCGAGACAGTGGGACGCACCGAGGAGATCGTCGGGAAATGGCTTAAAAATCGGCGAGAGGATTTTATTCTCGCCACGAAATGCCGTGGTACCATGGGGCCTAGGCCCTGGGACGAGGGCCTCTCACGTAAACATATCCTGCAGGCCGTGGAGGCGAGCCTGAAACGGCTTCAAACCGACTATATTGACCTTTACCAGACGCACTCGCCCGATCCCGATACGCCCATTGATGAGACCCTCCGCGCTTTGGACGACTTGGTGCATCAGGGAAAGGTACGCTATATTGGCTGCTCCAACTACCAGGCCTGGCAACTGGCAAAGGCTTTGTGGGTCAGCGATAAGTATGGCCTTGCCCGTTTCGATACCGTGCAGCCGCGATATAATCTGCTGTTCCGCCAGATCGAGTACGAGCTCCTGCCTCTTTGCCGAGAAGAGGAGATCGGCGTGATCACCTATAACCCGTTGGCAGGGGGCTTCCTCACCGGCAAATATCGCCGTGACGCCCCTCCCGCAGCCGGATCGCGCTTCGATATCATGCAGGGCCGCTCCCCCCTCTACCATCAGCGCTACTGGCAAGAGGCGCAGTTTACGGCCGTGGAGACTTTGCGCGCCTTTTTTGAGCCGCGAGGTAAATCGCTGGCGCAAGTGGCCCTCGCGTGGGTGCTACATCAACCCGACGTCACCAGCGCCATCCTCGGCGCAACGCGCCCAGAACAGCTCGAAGAGACCCTCAAAGCCGTTCATCTGCAGCTGGATCAAGAGGAGTTGGAAGTTTGCGACGCCGTGTGGTACAGTCTTCCACGCCCGCGCGACCCCTCCATCGCTGTGCGATAG
- a CDS encoding aldo/keto reductase, whose product MTFAMPTQPFGPDGVHVSRIGLGCMGLAGTWNPNEVGPEHIRRAIAAFEAAIESGITFFDHADIYGGTACESIFKECLAAIPGIREKIFIATKVGIRPGYYEHDPDYIRQSIRGSLQRLGVDYVDLYQLHRPDPLSHPAETAKVLEELVREGLVRYVGVSNYYPHQTLALKRYLNIPLVSNQIEISLLRLDPIYEGAAGGGGDGVLDQCEELQITPLAYSPVGRGWLTGRREVPNDHPQKERIERILAAMRELSPNYGGATPAQLAIAWLLRHPAGILPLVGSNNPDHIREAAGAAQIQLTRQDWYKLWVAARGERVP is encoded by the coding sequence ATGACCTTTGCAATGCCGACACAGCCTTTTGGCCCAGATGGCGTGCACGTTTCTCGCATCGGGCTCGGATGCATGGGGCTTGCGGGCACATGGAACCCTAACGAGGTGGGGCCGGAACATATTCGGCGTGCCATCGCCGCCTTTGAAGCCGCCATCGAAAGCGGTATTACGTTTTTTGACCACGCCGACATCTATGGGGGCACCGCCTGCGAATCGATCTTTAAAGAGTGCCTGGCCGCCATCCCAGGCATTCGAGAAAAGATTTTTATCGCCACCAAAGTTGGCATCCGCCCCGGCTACTACGAACACGACCCAGACTATATTCGCCAATCCATTCGTGGGTCGCTGCAACGCTTGGGTGTTGATTATGTAGACCTCTACCAACTCCATCGTCCAGACCCACTCAGCCACCCTGCCGAGACGGCCAAGGTGTTGGAAGAGTTGGTGCGCGAGGGGCTAGTGCGCTATGTCGGCGTATCGAACTACTATCCTCATCAAACGCTCGCCCTCAAACGCTATCTCAATATCCCTCTTGTCTCCAACCAAATAGAGATCTCGCTCTTGCGCCTCGACCCCATCTACGAGGGGGCTGCCGGAGGAGGCGGCGATGGCGTGCTCGATCAGTGCGAGGAGCTGCAGATCACCCCCTTAGCCTATAGCCCCGTCGGCAGAGGCTGGCTCACCGGAAGGCGAGAGGTGCCCAACGATCACCCCCAGAAAGAGCGCATCGAAAGGATTCTTGCCGCCATGCGAGAGCTTAGCCCCAACTACGGCGGAGCAACTCCTGCGCAACTGGCCATCGCGTGGCTCTTGCGACATCCCGCAGGCATCCTACCGCTGGTCGGCTCCAACAACCCCGACCATATCCGCGAGGCGGCCGGCGCAGCTCAAATTCAACTTACCCGCCAGGATTGGTATAAACTTTGGGTGGCCGCAAGGGGAGAACGCGTCCCCTAA
- a CDS encoding DEAD/DEAH box helicase yields MTPNIPLAVRNLIEEYRSFLRTTYRFLDPHLRKQFEEHLERAYVVVKGPYVTLARDFALGPTLEELVRMGEAHPGLLQVRWPFGKGQLFAHQERALQIGRAGRSFVVTTGTGSGKTEAFLLPMLDGILRRKAGGVEGLQAIIVYPMNALAHDQLERLRRLLRGTGLNISFGLYTGESDSASLTLREEPAETERLSRAAIRENPPDVLLTNYKQLDFLLVRREDRHMFQPSLRYLVLDELHSYRGALATEIACLLRRLKTQSGLGSGDLVAIGTSATVASESDGLKALAQFASTLFGEEVRPEDIVAESYMRRVEAEEEYAPPLADLDEAALLALDPNDEQKVIALAEALTGRSCPAEGAVANRVGAVLAGNKVVRALEEFFTEPRTVAEAVEHLRETLPERKDADPERVQREIEAYLLVGSVGDEEHPPRLRPKLHTFFHGVYDVGLCLNPECRTLVPHGGAECPRCGSVAHPAALCRTCGQDFVKVRFAGEDDDRPIGTSDFFSGEYTGFLTHEIRELDEGPGTFDEEDEERAEAERAQERERRDRRQKKAEGRLSEVGVCIGCGRLVPQPGATCPSCNRATVRMLLHRGTLNTCPACGDSYTRADIVTPLHTGTASTVSVLANHHLDHLQGEDRKLLVFTDNRQDAAHQAGYTKDKHRVFALRHVLAHELREAGADGLYLTELPQRLFDRFLQIGLITHRPSRPEQRRWLDALTYQVANELTRYSRQRASLENLGLVAVEYEGLEELSEDGRFLAAAQNAGLQPDTALNLVQAVLDVMRKNRAVAYDGRPETGTDLAFFTEYIDPSKEHRYRELEGEPYAVRFPDRDRAPKAFALDRPDHIRNSSRLMGFVQENPRAGQLTATHKLVARLVGGREPAEAFLHAVVPLLVEYEVLVSVRFPIPAREQVRGLQALQVDPRRIRLRFTQEGYRCNACQTWRAYELPTCPTPKCQTGCLVPVLLDRENYYVRLYLERSPGRLKIDEHSAQIGEEERTRRETDFKEGRLDALVCTPTLELGVDIGPLLTVVLRNAPPTPANYAQRVGRAGRRLRIGFVSTFCSGGTHDRHAFLRPEWFVSGRFEPPRLRLDNPQIVFRHLRAYLLSRLDAQLPFLLKELLDDVQHPSRWRREALDQLFGEVHSRRDELVEELLKVMARDRDLGLVGRYSREDITAVVDGFQNELIAVLERWWHRVEQLDREFREFSKIGSTRQDQRKAKARQRAYYEITQDPERAYILNYLSTQQLLPAYQFPVETFSLDPGVVDTPTIYRAAAIAIEEFAPGNFIYANGHKLRSIRVLYPGGPGAAAMQSARSDAEAAGRLQAFHFCEACDEVVESGRNSCPRCAAPLGQATDVVFVDAFEAEESFRITSEEESRQRQFFDRREALLAQSAVMCRVYPYALHPVELLKLAEILVTNWGPLDRKTGEGRRFWLCPDCGRHLPYNPEDKTHERQVRQWREDHARFCRGELVQLVLAHRFQADCLILNLPGREDAAPIGRRIIPQTAVTLAEALRAGAGRLLELELDELGVFVRRPLAGSGTEQIVFYETVPGGAGYLEEMAARLPEVAQEAQRVLYDHDCSRACYRCLKHYRNQRWHSLFNKDLVRDVLVAMANLDRVQPETANHGAGAARLKQMIDARSSVSDTTFSRYPKGVIEEPLRAALERLGVTDGDRDFEVRDEQGRIVTVPDFAWPDAKVAVYCDSYAYHGNPDILELDAKKRNYLQRKGWGVLAFWGQTILRDADGCARQVVELLKARRPSVLSAED; encoded by the coding sequence ATGACCCCCAACATTCCCCTTGCCGTTCGCAATCTCATTGAGGAGTACCGCAGCTTCCTGCGCACGACCTACCGGTTCCTCGACCCGCACCTCCGCAAGCAGTTCGAAGAGCACCTGGAGCGGGCGTACGTGGTGGTCAAGGGGCCCTACGTCACGCTCGCCAGGGATTTTGCCCTCGGTCCCACGCTTGAGGAGCTGGTGCGCATGGGTGAAGCGCATCCCGGTCTCCTCCAGGTCCGCTGGCCATTTGGCAAGGGCCAATTGTTCGCCCATCAGGAGCGCGCCCTCCAGATCGGCCGCGCCGGGCGCTCCTTCGTGGTCACCACCGGGACAGGCTCGGGAAAGACCGAGGCGTTCCTCCTGCCCATGCTGGACGGCATTCTTCGCCGCAAGGCCGGGGGCGTTGAGGGTCTCCAGGCGATCATTGTCTACCCGATGAACGCCCTGGCCCATGATCAGCTTGAGCGCCTCCGCCGGTTGCTCCGAGGGACCGGTCTGAACATCTCCTTTGGCCTCTACACGGGCGAGAGCGACTCGGCCAGTCTGACCCTGCGCGAGGAGCCCGCAGAGACGGAGCGCCTTAGCAGGGCTGCCATTCGTGAGAATCCCCCGGACGTCCTGCTCACCAACTACAAGCAGCTCGACTTCCTGCTGGTGCGCCGCGAAGACCGACACATGTTCCAGCCCTCGCTTCGCTATCTTGTGCTCGACGAGCTGCACAGCTATCGTGGGGCGCTCGCCACCGAGATCGCCTGTCTCCTTCGCCGCCTCAAGACCCAATCGGGCCTCGGTTCAGGGGATCTGGTCGCCATCGGCACTTCGGCCACGGTGGCTTCGGAGAGCGATGGCCTGAAAGCCCTGGCGCAGTTTGCCTCCACCCTTTTCGGCGAGGAGGTCCGGCCAGAGGATATCGTCGCGGAGTCCTACATGCGGCGGGTCGAGGCGGAGGAGGAATACGCTCCACCGCTTGCTGACCTAGATGAGGCGGCGCTGTTGGCGCTCGATCCCAACGACGAGCAGAAGGTCATAGCGCTCGCCGAAGCCCTCACCGGGCGGAGCTGTCCCGCTGAGGGGGCGGTCGCCAATCGCGTCGGCGCGGTGCTTGCGGGCAATAAGGTCGTGCGCGCCCTGGAGGAGTTCTTTACCGAGCCCCGCACGGTGGCCGAGGCGGTCGAGCACCTACGGGAGACGCTGCCCGAGAGGAAAGACGCCGACCCCGAGCGCGTACAGAGGGAGATCGAGGCCTATCTTCTCGTGGGAAGCGTCGGCGACGAGGAGCATCCGCCGCGCCTGCGGCCGAAGCTCCATACCTTCTTCCACGGCGTCTATGACGTCGGACTCTGTCTCAATCCTGAGTGCCGTACGTTGGTGCCCCACGGGGGTGCCGAATGTCCCCGTTGCGGATCGGTCGCCCATCCCGCCGCTCTTTGTCGCACCTGCGGGCAGGATTTCGTAAAGGTGCGGTTCGCCGGGGAGGATGACGATCGGCCGATCGGCACGAGCGATTTCTTCAGCGGCGAGTACACCGGGTTCCTCACCCACGAGATCCGCGAGCTGGACGAAGGGCCGGGGACCTTCGACGAGGAGGACGAAGAGAGGGCGGAGGCAGAGAGAGCGCAGGAACGGGAACGGAGAGACCGTAGACAGAAGAAAGCCGAGGGGAGGCTCTCGGAGGTCGGTGTTTGCATTGGCTGCGGCAGGCTGGTTCCACAGCCGGGGGCGACGTGTCCTTCCTGCAACCGCGCAACGGTGCGCATGCTGCTGCACCGCGGCACGCTCAACACCTGCCCGGCCTGCGGGGACAGCTACACGCGCGCAGACATCGTGACCCCCCTCCACACGGGGACGGCATCGACCGTCTCGGTCCTCGCTAACCACCACCTCGACCATCTGCAGGGTGAGGACCGCAAGCTCCTGGTGTTCACCGACAACCGGCAGGACGCAGCCCACCAGGCCGGCTACACGAAGGACAAGCACCGGGTCTTTGCCCTGCGTCACGTTCTCGCGCACGAGCTTCGGGAGGCTGGCGCGGACGGCCTCTACCTGACCGAGCTTCCGCAGCGGCTCTTCGACCGCTTCCTGCAGATAGGCCTGATTACTCATCGCCCATCCCGTCCCGAACAGAGGCGCTGGTTGGACGCTCTCACCTACCAGGTTGCCAATGAGCTCACCCGCTACAGCCGGCAGCGCGCTTCGCTAGAGAACCTAGGTCTGGTGGCCGTTGAGTACGAGGGCCTCGAAGAACTCAGCGAAGATGGGCGGTTTCTCGCCGCAGCGCAGAACGCCGGCCTTCAGCCAGATACGGCACTGAACCTGGTCCAAGCGGTGCTCGACGTGATGCGAAAGAACCGGGCCGTCGCCTACGACGGCCGCCCGGAGACGGGGACCGATCTTGCCTTCTTCACGGAATACATCGATCCGAGCAAGGAACACCGCTACCGGGAACTGGAAGGCGAACCCTACGCCGTGCGCTTCCCCGACCGGGACCGGGCCCCTAAGGCCTTCGCCCTGGATCGTCCAGATCACATCCGCAATAGCAGCCGGTTGATGGGCTTTGTGCAAGAGAATCCCCGCGCGGGCCAGCTTACTGCAACCCACAAGCTGGTGGCGCGCCTCGTCGGCGGGCGGGAGCCCGCCGAGGCCTTCCTGCACGCTGTCGTCCCGCTGCTGGTGGAATACGAGGTGCTCGTTTCCGTGAGGTTCCCGATTCCGGCAAGGGAGCAGGTTCGGGGCCTGCAGGCCCTCCAGGTCGATCCACGCCGGATCCGCCTGCGCTTTACGCAGGAAGGGTACCGCTGCAACGCCTGTCAGACGTGGCGGGCTTACGAGCTGCCGACATGTCCGACGCCCAAGTGCCAAACCGGTTGCCTGGTTCCCGTGCTCCTCGACAGGGAGAACTACTACGTTCGCCTGTACTTGGAGCGGTCTCCGGGGCGTCTTAAAATCGACGAACACAGCGCCCAGATCGGGGAAGAGGAACGGACGCGCCGGGAGACAGACTTCAAAGAGGGCCGCCTCGACGCGCTGGTCTGCACGCCCACGCTGGAGCTCGGCGTGGACATCGGCCCGCTGTTGACGGTGGTGCTACGCAACGCACCGCCCACTCCCGCGAACTACGCCCAGCGGGTGGGACGCGCGGGCCGGAGGCTGCGTATCGGGTTCGTCTCCACCTTCTGCAGCGGTGGGACCCACGACCGCCACGCCTTCTTGCGGCCCGAGTGGTTCGTCTCGGGGCGCTTCGAGCCTCCCAGGCTCAGGCTCGACAACCCACAGATCGTGTTCCGCCATCTGCGAGCCTACCTGCTATCTCGCCTCGATGCCCAGCTGCCATTTCTGCTCAAAGAGCTGTTGGACGATGTCCAACATCCCAGCCGTTGGCGGCGGGAGGCGCTGGACCAGCTGTTCGGGGAGGTCCACTCCCGGCGGGATGAACTGGTGGAAGAGCTGCTCAAGGTCATGGCTCGGGACCGCGATTTGGGGCTGGTAGGCCGCTACAGCCGCGAGGACATAACGGCCGTGGTGGACGGTTTTCAGAACGAACTCATCGCCGTGCTCGAACGGTGGTGGCATAGGGTGGAGCAACTGGACCGCGAATTCCGGGAGTTTTCCAAAATCGGCTCGACCCGGCAGGACCAGAGGAAAGCCAAAGCACGCCAGCGTGCCTACTACGAGATCACCCAGGACCCAGAGCGGGCCTACATCCTGAACTACCTATCCACACAACAGCTCCTCCCCGCATACCAGTTCCCGGTGGAGACCTTCAGCCTCGACCCCGGTGTCGTGGACACCCCGACGATTTACCGAGCTGCCGCGATTGCGATCGAAGAATTCGCGCCCGGGAACTTCATCTATGCCAATGGGCATAAGCTGCGTTCCATCCGGGTGCTTTACCCGGGCGGGCCCGGTGCGGCCGCGATGCAGAGCGCCCGCAGTGATGCAGAAGCGGCAGGGCGCCTGCAGGCCTTCCACTTCTGCGAGGCGTGTGACGAGGTGGTCGAAAGCGGGCGTAACTCTTGCCCACGCTGTGCTGCCCCCCTAGGGCAAGCTACCGATGTCGTGTTCGTTGATGCCTTCGAGGCGGAGGAGAGCTTTCGCATCACGTCGGAGGAGGAATCGCGCCAGCGGCAGTTTTTCGACCGGCGCGAAGCGCTGCTGGCTCAATCCGCCGTCATGTGCCGGGTTTACCCGTACGCCCTTCACCCCGTCGAGCTGCTGAAGCTGGCAGAGATTCTGGTGACCAACTGGGGGCCCCTGGATAGAAAGACTGGCGAGGGGCGGCGTTTTTGGCTCTGCCCGGACTGCGGACGCCACTTGCCGTACAATCCCGAGGACAAGACGCACGAAAGACAGGTGAGGCAGTGGCGAGAGGATCACGCGCGTTTCTGCCGCGGCGAACTCGTGCAGCTCGTCCTTGCCCATCGCTTCCAGGCTGACTGCCTGATCCTGAACCTCCCGGGGCGGGAGGACGCAGCACCCATAGGCCGCAGAATAATCCCGCAGACGGCTGTCACGCTTGCGGAAGCGCTCCGTGCCGGTGCGGGAAGACTCTTAGAGCTGGAATTGGATGAGCTCGGTGTCTTTGTGCGCCGGCCGCTTGCGGGATCGGGCACCGAGCAGATCGTGTTCTACGAGACGGTACCGGGTGGCGCTGGCTACCTTGAAGAGATGGCGGCACGCCTGCCCGAGGTGGCCCAAGAGGCGCAGCGGGTGTTGTACGATCATGATTGCAGCAGGGCGTGCTATCGGTGCCTAAAGCATTATCGCAACCAGAGATGGCACTCGCTCTTCAACAAGGATCTTGTACGGGACGTGCTGGTTGCCATGGCTAACCTCGACCGCGTACAGCCCGAGACAGCGAACCACGGAGCAGGAGCAGCGAGACTGAAGCAGATGATCGATGCGCGAAGCAGCGTCTCGGACACAACCTTCAGCCGCTATCCCAAGGGGGTGATCGAGGAGCCGCTGCGGGCGGCACTCGAGCGCCTCGGCGTCACGGACGGAGACCGGGACTTCGAGGTGCGGGATGAGCAGGGGAGAATCGTCACCGTACCCGACTTCGCCTGGCCTGATGCCAAGGTCGCGGTCTACTGCGACAGCTATGCTTACCACGGCAACCCAGACATATTGGAGCTCGACGCAAAGAAGCGGAACTACCTCCAGCGCAAAGGCTGGGGCGTCCTCGCATTCTGGGGGCAGACAATCCTGCGCGATGCCGACGGATGTGCCCGCCAGGTGGTCGAGCTGCTCAAAGCGCGTCGTCCCTCAGTGCTGAGTGCTGAGGACTGA